A genomic region of Streptosporangium lutulentum contains the following coding sequences:
- a CDS encoding glycoside hydrolase family 6 protein, which produces MTVNPRRHAWRNRAATTVALLVAAAGLATGQAATAHAAVACDVAYSTNDWQGGFTANLTVKNLGDPLTSWTLGFNLASGQQLQQGWSATWSQSGTAVTARNLAWNGALATGASIGIGFNGSWTGSNPKPTAFTINGTTCGGTTPPGNQPPTVSLTGPTSGASFPAGSAVPLAATAGDDGSVSKVEFYVDGALVNSDTTAPYSFSATGLAAGAHTASARAYDNATPALTTQTAAVPFTVGGTTARSIIASATSVSVPEGASRTVGFRLSAAPTGNVTVNLTKTGDTNLTIAPSTLTFTTANWNTAQNVTVSAAQDTDQANGTATIAAAATGHTGVSVTATEADDDGTPPPTGEHVANPYAGATGYVNPDWSAKAAAEPGGAAVANISTGVWLDRIAAIEGTASAMGLRDHLEEALDQDAANGSTPLTIQFVIYNLPNRDCSALASNGELLIANNGLNRYKTEYIDPIAAIMADPRYAALRISTIIEIDSLPNLITNLNVAKCQEAQSSGAYVDGVRYALNKLHAINNVYTYIDAAHHGWLGWDTNLGPAADLFASTVAGTTAGFASVDGFITNTANYSALREPHFTINTTVNGASVRQSTWLDWNFYVDELTFAQAFRTMLIQRGFSSGIGMLIDTSRNGWGGSARPSAPSTSTNLNDFVNQSRVDRRIHAGNWCNQSGAGLGERPQASPATGLDAYVWIKPPGESDGSSSLIENEEGKGFDRMCDPTYLGNERNGNNATGALPNSPISGGWFSAQFRQLLQNAYPPLP; this is translated from the coding sequence ATGACAGTAAATCCGCGCCGCCATGCCTGGCGTAACCGGGCGGCGACAACGGTGGCATTGCTGGTGGCAGCCGCCGGCCTCGCCACCGGCCAAGCCGCCACGGCGCACGCCGCAGTCGCCTGCGACGTCGCCTACTCCACCAACGACTGGCAGGGCGGATTCACCGCCAACCTCACCGTCAAGAACCTCGGCGACCCGCTGACCAGCTGGACCCTCGGGTTCAACCTCGCCTCCGGGCAGCAGCTCCAACAGGGCTGGTCGGCCACCTGGTCCCAGAGCGGCACCGCCGTCACCGCCAGGAACCTGGCCTGGAACGGCGCCCTCGCCACCGGCGCCTCCATCGGCATCGGTTTCAACGGATCATGGACTGGGAGCAACCCCAAGCCCACCGCCTTCACGATCAACGGCACCACCTGCGGCGGGACCACGCCTCCCGGCAACCAGCCGCCCACGGTCAGCCTGACCGGCCCGACCTCCGGCGCCTCCTTCCCCGCGGGCTCCGCCGTACCGCTCGCGGCGACGGCCGGTGACGACGGCTCGGTCAGCAAGGTCGAGTTCTACGTCGACGGCGCGCTGGTCAACAGCGACACCACCGCCCCGTACTCCTTCTCCGCCACGGGGCTGGCGGCCGGCGCCCACACCGCCAGTGCCAGGGCCTACGACAACGCCACCCCGGCCCTGACGACGCAGACCGCCGCGGTTCCCTTCACCGTGGGCGGGACCACCGCCCGATCGATCATCGCCTCCGCGACCTCGGTCAGCGTTCCCGAGGGCGCCAGCAGGACCGTCGGGTTCAGGCTCAGCGCCGCCCCCACGGGCAACGTCACGGTCAACCTGACCAAGACCGGCGACACCAACCTCACCATCGCGCCCTCGACGCTGACCTTCACCACCGCCAACTGGAACACGGCGCAGAACGTGACGGTCTCGGCCGCCCAGGACACCGACCAGGCCAACGGCACCGCCACCATCGCGGCCGCGGCCACCGGGCACACCGGAGTCTCCGTCACCGCGACCGAGGCCGACGACGACGGCACCCCGCCGCCGACCGGCGAGCACGTCGCGAACCCCTACGCCGGGGCGACCGGCTACGTGAACCCCGACTGGTCGGCCAAGGCGGCGGCCGAGCCGGGTGGCGCCGCGGTGGCGAACATCTCGACCGGCGTGTGGCTGGACCGCATCGCGGCCATCGAGGGCACCGCCTCCGCCATGGGACTCCGCGACCACCTGGAAGAGGCCCTCGACCAGGACGCGGCCAACGGCAGCACCCCGCTGACGATCCAGTTCGTCATCTACAACCTGCCGAACCGCGACTGTTCGGCGCTGGCCTCCAACGGTGAGCTGCTCATCGCGAACAACGGCCTGAACCGCTACAAGACCGAGTACATCGACCCGATCGCAGCGATCATGGCCGACCCGAGGTACGCAGCCCTCCGCATCTCGACGATCATCGAGATCGACTCGCTGCCGAACCTGATCACCAACCTCAACGTGGCGAAGTGCCAGGAGGCGCAGAGCTCCGGCGCCTACGTCGACGGCGTCCGCTACGCCCTGAACAAGCTGCACGCGATCAACAACGTCTACACCTACATCGACGCCGCGCACCACGGCTGGCTGGGCTGGGACACCAACCTGGGCCCCGCGGCCGACCTGTTCGCGAGCACCGTCGCCGGCACCACGGCCGGCTTCGCCAGCGTCGACGGCTTCATCACCAACACCGCCAACTACTCGGCCCTGCGGGAGCCGCACTTCACCATCAACACCACCGTCAACGGCGCCTCGGTCCGCCAGTCCACCTGGCTCGACTGGAACTTCTACGTCGACGAGCTGACCTTCGCCCAGGCGTTCCGGACCATGCTGATCCAGAGGGGCTTCTCCTCGGGGATCGGCATGCTGATCGACACCTCCCGCAACGGCTGGGGTGGCTCGGCCCGCCCGTCGGCTCCCAGCACCTCCACCAACCTGAACGACTTCGTCAACCAGTCGCGGGTGGACCGTCGCATCCACGCCGGCAACTGGTGCAACCAGAGCGGCGCCGGCCTCGGCGAGCGCCCGCAGGCCAGCCCCGCCACCGGCCTGGACGCCTACGTCTGGATCAAGCCTCCGGGCGAGTCGGACGGCTCCAGCTCCCTCATCGAGAACGAAGAGGGCAAGGGCTTCGACCGGATGTGCGACCCGACCTACCTGGGCAACGAGCGCAACGGCAACAACGCGACCGGCGCCCTGCCGAACTCCCCGATCTCCGGCGGGTGGTTCTCCGCCCAGTTCCGCCAGCTCCTCCAGAACGCCTACCCGCCCCTGCCGTAA
- the hrpA gene encoding ATP-dependent RNA helicase HrpA, whose product MGTPPLTSPLADLHARLPELTLRDQGRLRRRLDGARRIRNRATQQKVAAEITSDIEKAERRVATRRAGVPAVTYPEALPVSQRKDDILEVIRDHQVVIVAGETGSGKTTQLPKICLELGRGVKGLIGHTQPRRIAARTVAERVAEELDTQLGDAVGYKVRFTDQVSDGTLVKVMTDGILLAELQNDRELTQYDTLIIDEAHERSLNIDFILGYLKQLLPRRPDLKIIITSATIDPERFSKHFGDAPIVEVSGRTYPVEVRYRPIAEDDDQIQAISRAVDELCAQGPGDILVFLSGEREIRDTAEALSKRKDAEILPLYARLSAAEQHRVFQRHSNRRVVLATNVAETSLTVPGIKYVVDPGFARISRYSHRTKVQRLPIEAISQASANQRKGRCGRVSEGICIRLYEEDDFLTRPEFTDPEILRTNLASVILQMTSIGLGDIGAFPFVEPPDQRQVKDGYDLLLELGAFDQARKMTPLGRKLAGLPVDPRLARMVLEADGNGCVSEVMVIASALSIQDPRERPAEKQQVADEKHRRFADKESDFVSYLNLWNYLQEQQRELSSSAFRRLCKAEFLNYLRVREWQDVYGQLRQMSKSLGITLNATPGDEQKIHVSLLSGLLSHIGVKDVIDKKATNDGARRPATEPRRPFTEYIGARNARFAIFPGSALAKKQPLWVMSAELVETSRLWARVNAKIEPEWVEPLAAHLIKRTYSEPHWEKKQGSVMAYEKVTLYGVPLVVQRKVNYGRIDPELSRELFIRHALVEGDWETHHAFFAENRKLLEEVEELEERARRRDILVDDETLFDFYDQRVPADVVSGRHFDSWWKRTRTDQPDLLSFEKSMLISETAGDVSQRDYPDVWRQGDLRFPLTYQFEPGTDADGVTAHIPLALLNQVNADGFDWQIPGLREELLTALIRALPKPVRRNFVPAPNYAKKVLERAKPTQEPLLAVLERELLNMTGIQVSRETWQPDLVPDHLKITFRVIDGRKQKLAESKDLVELKRRLAPKLRQTLSKASGGLEKSGLTTWNMGPLPKTFEQRRMKAYPALADEGATVAVRMFETEAEQRRAMWEGTRRLLLLNTPSPAKGVLGRLGNQAKLALSRSPHAGAVALFDDCIDCAADKLMSEYGGPVWDQSAFTVLHDKVRAELFDTTADVVAKVEGILKVWHTVSGLLPAARSTPAIEDIRDQVAGLIYPGFVTDTGYKRLPDLLRYLRAAERRLEKISDDPFRDQERMHKVHDLEDDYHELVEKLPPARRSDDDVRQIRWMIEELRVSYFAQTLGTPYSISEKRIRKAMEQL is encoded by the coding sequence ATGGGAACACCTCCTTTGACATCTCCGCTCGCCGACCTGCACGCGCGGCTGCCCGAGCTCACACTGCGTGACCAGGGGCGGCTCCGCCGACGGCTCGACGGGGCCCGCAGGATCAGAAACCGCGCCACCCAGCAGAAGGTCGCCGCGGAGATCACCTCCGACATCGAGAAGGCCGAGCGCAGGGTCGCCACGCGCCGTGCCGGTGTGCCCGCCGTGACCTATCCGGAGGCGCTGCCGGTCAGCCAGCGCAAGGACGACATCCTGGAGGTGATCCGCGACCACCAGGTCGTGATCGTGGCCGGTGAGACCGGTTCGGGCAAGACCACCCAGCTGCCGAAGATCTGCCTGGAGCTGGGCAGAGGCGTCAAGGGCCTGATCGGGCACACCCAGCCCCGCCGGATCGCGGCCAGGACCGTGGCCGAGCGCGTGGCCGAGGAACTGGACACCCAGCTCGGCGACGCCGTGGGATACAAGGTGCGTTTCACCGACCAGGTGAGCGACGGCACGCTCGTCAAGGTCATGACGGACGGCATCCTGCTGGCCGAGCTGCAGAACGACCGCGAGCTCACCCAGTACGACACGCTGATCATCGACGAGGCGCACGAGCGCAGCCTCAACATCGACTTCATCCTGGGCTACCTCAAGCAGCTCCTTCCCCGCAGACCCGACCTGAAGATCATCATCACCTCGGCGACGATCGACCCCGAGCGCTTCTCCAAGCACTTCGGCGACGCCCCGATCGTGGAGGTCTCGGGACGGACCTACCCCGTCGAGGTGCGCTACCGGCCGATCGCCGAGGACGACGACCAGATCCAGGCGATCAGCAGGGCCGTCGACGAGCTCTGCGCCCAGGGCCCCGGCGACATCCTGGTCTTCCTCAGCGGAGAGCGGGAGATCCGCGACACCGCCGAGGCGCTGTCCAAGCGCAAGGATGCCGAGATCCTCCCGCTGTACGCCCGCCTGTCGGCCGCCGAGCAGCACAGGGTCTTCCAGCGGCACAGCAACCGCCGGGTCGTGCTGGCCACGAACGTCGCCGAGACCTCGCTGACCGTGCCCGGAATCAAATACGTGGTCGATCCCGGATTCGCCCGCATCTCCCGGTACAGCCATCGCACCAAGGTCCAGCGCCTGCCCATCGAGGCGATCTCCCAGGCCTCGGCCAACCAGCGCAAGGGACGCTGCGGACGTGTGTCCGAGGGCATCTGCATCCGGCTGTACGAGGAGGACGACTTCCTCACCAGGCCGGAGTTCACCGACCCGGAGATCCTGCGCACCAACCTCGCCTCGGTCATCCTGCAGATGACCTCGATCGGCCTGGGCGACATCGGGGCCTTCCCGTTCGTCGAGCCGCCGGACCAGCGCCAGGTGAAGGACGGCTACGACCTGCTCCTGGAGCTGGGCGCGTTCGACCAGGCCAGGAAGATGACCCCGCTCGGCCGTAAACTGGCCGGCCTTCCGGTCGACCCGCGCCTGGCCCGCATGGTGCTGGAGGCCGACGGCAACGGCTGCGTCAGCGAGGTCATGGTGATCGCCTCCGCGCTGTCCATCCAGGACCCGCGCGAGCGCCCGGCCGAAAAGCAGCAGGTCGCCGACGAGAAGCACCGTCGCTTCGCCGACAAGGAGTCGGACTTCGTCTCCTACCTGAACCTGTGGAACTATCTCCAGGAGCAGCAGAGGGAACTGTCGTCCAGCGCGTTCCGGCGTCTGTGCAAGGCCGAGTTCCTCAACTACCTGCGCGTGCGCGAGTGGCAGGACGTCTACGGCCAGCTCCGCCAGATGTCGAAGTCCCTCGGCATCACGCTCAACGCCACCCCCGGTGACGAGCAGAAGATCCACGTCTCCCTGCTGTCGGGTCTGCTGTCCCACATCGGCGTCAAGGACGTCATCGACAAGAAGGCCACGAACGACGGCGCCCGCCGTCCCGCCACCGAGCCGCGCAGGCCGTTCACCGAGTACATCGGCGCCCGCAACGCCCGCTTCGCCATCTTCCCCGGCTCCGCGCTGGCCAAGAAACAGCCGCTCTGGGTGATGTCCGCCGAGCTGGTGGAGACCTCCAGGCTCTGGGCGCGGGTCAATGCCAAGATCGAACCCGAGTGGGTCGAGCCGCTCGCCGCGCACCTGATCAAACGCACCTACTCCGAGCCGCACTGGGAGAAGAAGCAGGGCTCGGTGATGGCCTACGAGAAGGTCACGCTGTACGGCGTGCCGCTCGTGGTGCAGCGCAAGGTCAACTATGGCCGCATCGACCCCGAGCTGAGCCGGGAGCTGTTCATCCGGCACGCCCTGGTCGAGGGCGACTGGGAGACCCACCACGCCTTCTTCGCCGAGAACCGCAAGCTCCTGGAGGAGGTCGAGGAGCTGGAGGAGCGGGCCCGGCGCCGCGACATCCTGGTGGACGACGAGACGCTGTTCGACTTCTACGACCAGCGCGTGCCCGCCGACGTCGTCTCCGGGCGGCACTTCGACTCCTGGTGGAAGAGGACCAGGACCGACCAGCCCGACCTGCTCAGCTTCGAGAAGTCGATGCTGATCAGCGAGACGGCGGGCGATGTCAGCCAGCGTGACTACCCCGACGTGTGGCGCCAGGGCGACCTGCGCTTCCCGCTGACCTACCAGTTCGAGCCCGGCACCGACGCGGACGGCGTCACCGCGCACATCCCTCTCGCCCTGCTCAACCAGGTCAACGCCGACGGGTTCGACTGGCAGATTCCCGGTCTGCGCGAAGAACTGCTCACCGCGCTCATCCGGGCCCTTCCCAAACCCGTCCGGCGCAACTTCGTCCCCGCCCCCAACTACGCCAAGAAGGTCTTGGAGCGGGCGAAACCCACTCAGGAGCCGCTGCTGGCGGTGCTGGAGCGGGAGCTGCTGAACATGACCGGTATCCAGGTGTCACGCGAGACCTGGCAGCCCGATCTGGTCCCCGACCACCTGAAGATCACCTTCCGGGTGATCGACGGACGCAAGCAGAAGCTGGCCGAGAGCAAGGACCTGGTCGAGCTCAAACGACGGCTCGCGCCCAAGCTCCGCCAGACCCTCTCCAAGGCCTCCGGCGGGCTGGAGAAATCCGGCCTGACCACCTGGAACATGGGGCCGCTGCCCAAGACGTTCGAGCAGCGACGGATGAAGGCCTACCCGGCGCTGGCCGACGAGGGCGCCACCGTGGCCGTGCGGATGTTCGAGACCGAGGCCGAGCAGCGCAGGGCCATGTGGGAGGGCACCCGCAGGCTGCTGCTGCTCAACACCCCGTCGCCGGCCAAGGGGGTGCTCGGCCGCCTGGGCAACCAGGCCAAGCTCGCGCTCAGCCGCAGCCCGCACGCGGGTGCCGTCGCCCTGTTCGACGACTGCATCGACTGCGCCGCCGACAAGCTCATGAGCGAGTACGGCGGGCCCGTGTGGGACCAGTCCGCCTTCACCGTCCTGCACGACAAGGTCCGCGCCGAGCTGTTCGACACCACCGCCGACGTGGTCGCCAAGGTCGAGGGCATCCTCAAGGTCTGGCACACGGTCTCCGGCCTCCTGCCCGCGGCCCGCTCCACCCCCGCGATCGAGGACATCCGCGACCAGGTCGCCGGTCTGATCTACCCGGGTTTCGTCACCGACACCGGCTACAAACGCCTGCCCGACCTGCTCCGCTACCTCAGGGCGGCCGAGCGGCGGCTGGAGAAGATCTCCGACGACCCCTTCCGCGACCAGGAGCGGATGCACAAGGTCCACGATCTCGAGGACGACTACCACGAGCTGGTCGAGAAGCTTCCCCCGGCTCGCCGTTCCGACGACGACGTCCGCCAGATCCGCTGGATGATCGAGGAGCTCCGGGTCAGTTACTTCGCCCAGACTCTCGGCACCCCGTACTCGATCTCCGAAAAGCGCATCCGCAAGGCCATGGAACAGCTCTGA
- a CDS encoding Uma2 family endonuclease, whose translation MVMTAPQRSGQHSSPEAQHAPSEEQPTSLEGQPTPRTPREFFESLPPTLCLRAEIIDGNLIMSPSGTPQHARIARRLSRALIPVEDKNDWESFSGDVDVCIEGPRDTLVPDYCLAPVNAPLWGDRELLSSTLIMVAEIVSPGSTDTDRAVKPRIYAGCGIPIVLIIDPVASPPAITVLSDPVEGTYRTTTNTEMGKPVRLPSPVDFDLDTSIFL comes from the coding sequence ATGGTGATGACAGCCCCGCAACGATCCGGTCAGCACAGCTCTCCCGAAGCTCAGCACGCTCCTTCGGAAGAGCAGCCCACCTCCCTCGAAGGACAGCCCACGCCTCGCACGCCGAGAGAGTTCTTCGAATCCCTCCCCCCCACCCTCTGCCTTCGCGCCGAGATCATCGACGGGAACCTGATCATGAGCCCATCCGGGACGCCCCAACACGCCCGCATCGCCAGACGCCTCAGCCGCGCCTTGATCCCTGTCGAAGACAAGAACGACTGGGAAAGTTTCTCCGGCGATGTCGACGTGTGCATAGAGGGTCCGCGCGACACCCTGGTCCCCGACTACTGCCTGGCGCCCGTGAACGCCCCGCTCTGGGGCGACCGTGAGTTGCTCTCCTCAACACTGATCATGGTCGCCGAGATCGTCTCGCCCGGAAGCACGGATACGGATCGCGCCGTAAAGCCCAGAATTTACGCGGGCTGCGGCATCCCGATCGTGTTGATCATCGACCCCGTCGCCTCACCCCCGGCGATCACCGTCCTCAGTGATCCCGTAGAGGGCACGTATCGGACCACCACCAACACCGAGATGGGCAAGCCGGTCCGGCTTCCCTCCCCCGTCGACTTCGACCTCGACACCTCGATCTTCCTTTAG
- a CDS encoding HAD family hydrolase encodes MVRAVVFDVGETLIDETRIWSRWADRLGVTRFTMLGVLGGMAALGQSFDEAFQIVRPGFDLEAEQEAWRREDPDGLRVNFDADDLYPDVRPGLAALRGLGYELIIAGNQPPQAYDALTAMELPVDAIHTSDGWGVSKPDPGFFAKVVAVSGREPGEILYVGDRLDNDVLPARAAGMRTVLIRRGPWGYLHAVRPEAAEADHVVDDLHALVAALTR; translated from the coding sequence GTGGTCCGGGCAGTGGTGTTCGACGTCGGGGAGACGTTGATCGACGAGACGCGGATCTGGTCGCGCTGGGCCGACAGGCTCGGCGTCACCCGGTTCACGATGCTGGGCGTGCTGGGCGGCATGGCGGCGCTCGGCCAGTCCTTCGACGAGGCGTTCCAGATCGTCAGGCCCGGCTTCGACCTTGAGGCCGAGCAGGAGGCGTGGCGGCGGGAGGACCCCGACGGGCTCCGGGTGAACTTCGACGCCGACGACCTCTATCCGGACGTACGGCCCGGCCTGGCCGCGCTGCGCGGTCTCGGGTACGAGCTGATCATCGCGGGCAACCAGCCGCCGCAGGCCTACGACGCGCTGACCGCGATGGAGCTCCCCGTCGACGCGATCCACACCTCGGACGGCTGGGGTGTGTCCAAGCCCGACCCCGGGTTCTTCGCCAAGGTGGTCGCGGTGTCGGGGCGGGAGCCCGGAGAGATCCTCTACGTGGGCGACCGGCTCGACAACGACGTCCTCCCCGCCCGTGCGGCGGGCATGCGGACCGTCCTGATCCGCCGGGGTCCCTGGGGCTACCTGCACGCCGTCCGCCCCGAGGCCGCCGAGGCCGACCACGTCGTCGACGACCTGCACGCCCTGGTCGCGGCCCTCACCCGCTGA
- a CDS encoding NAD(P)/FAD-dependent oxidoreductase, whose translation MWDLVVVGGGPAGSAAALRAKRLRPDARVLLLDKADFPRDKACGDGIAAHCHEELALLGVPDLIADYRPVQRLTVVSPGGARVSATVARPNHVVPRTVFDARLVDAARACGVEVRHHRVRALDAHDDHLVLDGTVNARAVVAADGANSTVRRLIGIPATPDKHVAIAVRGYADIPVADDDAQLIAMQKDGWPAYAWSFPIGDGTANVGFGMLLPRLRATGLPGREVLHGRLAELLPHLPARDLRAHHLPLSPGRPRPGAGRVMLAGDAAGLINPLTGEGIYYALVSGRLAGEAAVRTAGDPLPAYRRALAKTLGRHLRTTDVLSRAAQSSGFIDAAIGTAAQRKEVFDLLVDVGLGAGTVPLPLAWAVVRRWLLGGNGRR comes from the coding sequence ATGTGGGATCTGGTGGTCGTCGGTGGTGGTCCCGCCGGCTCCGCGGCGGCCCTGCGCGCGAAGCGACTCCGGCCGGACGCGCGGGTGCTCCTGCTCGACAAGGCCGACTTCCCCCGCGACAAAGCCTGCGGCGACGGCATCGCCGCCCACTGCCACGAGGAACTCGCCCTGCTCGGCGTCCCCGACCTCATCGCCGACTACCGGCCGGTGCAACGCCTGACGGTGGTCTCCCCCGGCGGCGCACGGGTCTCCGCCACCGTCGCCCGGCCCAACCACGTCGTCCCCCGCACGGTCTTCGACGCCCGGCTCGTCGACGCCGCCCGTGCTTGTGGCGTCGAGGTCCGCCACCACCGCGTCCGCGCGCTCGACGCCCATGACGATCACCTCGTCCTCGACGGCACCGTCAACGCCCGCGCCGTCGTCGCCGCCGACGGCGCCAACTCGACCGTACGGCGCCTCATCGGCATCCCCGCCACCCCCGACAAACACGTCGCGATCGCGGTGCGCGGCTACGCCGACATACCCGTCGCCGACGACGACGCCCAGCTCATCGCCATGCAGAAGGACGGATGGCCCGCGTACGCGTGGTCCTTCCCGATCGGCGACGGCACCGCCAACGTCGGGTTCGGGATGCTCCTGCCCCGGCTGCGCGCCACCGGCCTGCCCGGCCGCGAGGTGCTGCACGGCCGGCTCGCCGAACTGCTGCCCCACCTGCCCGCCCGAGACCTGCGTGCCCACCACCTGCCCCTGTCTCCCGGCCGGCCCAGGCCCGGCGCGGGCCGGGTGATGCTGGCCGGCGACGCCGCCGGCCTCATCAATCCCCTCACCGGCGAGGGCATCTACTACGCGCTGGTCTCCGGCAGACTCGCCGGCGAGGCCGCCGTCCGGACGGCCGGCGACCCCCTGCCCGCCTACCGGCGCGCACTGGCGAAGACCCTCGGGCGGCACCTGCGCACCACCGACGTGCTCTCCCGCGCCGCCCAGTCATCCGGCTTCATCGACGCCGCGATCGGCACCGCCGCCCAGCGCAAGGAGGTGTTCGATCTCCTGGTCGACGTGGGACTCGGCGCGGGCACGGTACCGCTGCCGCTCGCCTGGGCCGTGGTCCGCCGCTGGCTCCTCGGAGGAAACGGCCGACGGTGA
- a CDS encoding DUF5709 domain-containing protein produces MTEIPPDNGGLDDAQAIEVEEWTDDLGLNHEIVEHDDQHQDSLDERLWREAPDRERAPRDDLRLVSPDEGLGPDETSEEYASDVGSDDGDLSAEERAIHIDPDIEYRDF; encoded by the coding sequence ATGACCGAAATACCCCCAGACAACGGTGGTCTGGACGACGCGCAGGCGATCGAGGTCGAGGAATGGACCGACGACCTCGGCCTCAACCATGAGATCGTCGAGCACGACGACCAGCACCAGGACAGTCTCGACGAACGCCTCTGGCGCGAGGCCCCCGATCGCGAACGGGCCCCGCGTGACGACCTGCGCCTGGTGTCGCCGGATGAGGGGCTGGGCCCGGACGAGACGTCCGAGGAGTACGCCTCGGACGTCGGCTCCGACGACGGCGACCTGTCCGCCGAGGAGCGGGCCATTCACATCGATCCCGACATCGAGTACCGCGACTTCTGA
- a CDS encoding gamma-glutamyltransferase family protein, translated as MQNTRYARSGMVCTVDHLASGAGVAMLERGGSAADAAVAANAVLTVTSPHLCGLGGDLFALVYDGNGTPAALNASGRSGSGADPERLRAEGHDRMPHHHDIRSVPVPGCADGWLALHDRYGKLPLAEVLAPAIGHAREGFPASPLMVPGLATVGPLCEDFATARDAGDLIRRPGVARALEALTHGRDGFYLGEFGEGLLAVGGGEYTEDDLATANADWVDPLRVRAFGHDVWTMPPNSQGYLLLLALRIAEGLDLPDDPADPLWAHLLVEAARLAGHDRLDVLFEGASVDAVLDSAAARRALIDPAARATVRDLTSDGDTTYLCAVDGDGMGVSLIQSNASGFGSLIFEPRTGINLHNRGIGFSLVPGHPAEYGPRRRPPHTLVPALVTRPDGSLRSVVGTMGGDAQPQVLLQVLIRLLVHDLTPGEAIGAPRWRLAGNGTGFDTWQAPDQTVVEVEEGGPWAEGLGERGHPVGSKPYGSAFGHAHLIDVLASGVLAGAADPRSIIGAAAGL; from the coding sequence ATGCAAAACACCCGATATGCGCGTTCTGGAATGGTTTGTACCGTTGATCATCTCGCCTCCGGCGCGGGTGTGGCCATGCTGGAGCGGGGTGGATCGGCGGCCGACGCGGCGGTCGCGGCGAACGCCGTACTGACGGTGACCTCACCCCACCTGTGCGGGCTGGGCGGGGACCTGTTCGCGCTGGTCTACGACGGGAACGGCACGCCCGCGGCGCTCAACGCCTCCGGGCGCTCGGGCTCGGGCGCCGACCCCGAGCGGCTCAGGGCCGAGGGACACGACCGCATGCCGCACCACCACGACATCCGTTCGGTCCCGGTGCCCGGCTGCGCGGACGGCTGGCTGGCGTTGCACGACCGGTACGGCAAGCTGCCCCTGGCGGAGGTGCTGGCCCCGGCGATCGGGCACGCCCGCGAGGGATTCCCCGCCTCCCCGCTGATGGTGCCGGGGCTGGCCACCGTCGGCCCGCTGTGCGAGGACTTCGCGACGGCCCGCGACGCCGGTGACCTGATCAGGCGGCCCGGGGTGGCGCGGGCCCTGGAGGCCTTGACCCACGGCCGGGACGGCTTCTACCTCGGCGAGTTCGGCGAGGGGCTGCTCGCGGTCGGCGGCGGCGAGTACACCGAGGATGACCTGGCCACCGCCAACGCCGACTGGGTGGACCCGCTGCGGGTCCGGGCCTTCGGGCACGACGTGTGGACCATGCCGCCCAACTCGCAGGGATACCTGCTGCTGCTCGCGCTCCGCATCGCCGAGGGGCTCGACCTGCCCGACGACCCGGCGGACCCGCTCTGGGCACACCTGCTGGTGGAGGCGGCGCGGCTGGCCGGGCACGACCGGCTGGACGTCCTGTTCGAGGGCGCGTCCGTCGACGCCGTGCTGGACTCGGCCGCCGCCCGTCGGGCCCTGATCGACCCGGCCGCCCGGGCCACGGTGCGCGACCTCACCTCCGACGGCGACACCACCTATCTGTGCGCGGTGGACGGCGACGGCATGGGCGTCTCACTGATCCAGTCCAACGCCTCCGGCTTCGGCAGCCTGATCTTCGAACCCCGCACCGGCATCAACCTGCACAACCGGGGCATCGGATTCTCGCTGGTCCCGGGCCACCCCGCCGAGTACGGACCCCGCCGCCGTCCCCCGCACACTCTCGTTCCCGCGCTGGTCACCCGCCCCGACGGGTCGCTGCGCTCGGTCGTGGGCACCATGGGCGGCGACGCCCAGCCGCAGGTCCTGCTCCAGGTCCTCATCCGCCTGCTCGTCCACGACCTGACCCCCGGCGAGGCCATCGGCGCCCCGCGCTGGCGGCTGGCGGGCAACGGCACCGGGTTCGACACCTGGCAGGCCCCCGACCAGACGGTGGTCGAGGTCGAGGAGGGAGGCCCGTGGGCTGAGGGCCTCGGCGAGCGGGGCCACCCCGTCGGTTCCAAGCCGTACGGCTCCGCCTTCGGCCACGCCCACCTGATCGACGTGCTCGCCTCGGGTGTCCTGGCCGGCGCGGCCGACCCTCGTTCGATCATCGGGGCCGCCGCGGGGCTCTGA